A genomic stretch from Bacteroidota bacterium includes:
- a CDS encoding N(5)-(carboxyethyl)ornithine synthase — protein MTKLLTLGVIGKSLKENEKRVPIHPEHLMRIPEKLRKQITFEEGYGMRFGIDDNTLASLSSGRVAFRDEILNGFDCVLIPKPLATDLSEIREGAVVWGWPHCVQQKKITQISIDRKLTLIAWEEMFTWSRTGDKRMHTFYKNNELAGYAGVNHALSLTGINGFYGKTLKTVVISFGSVSRGAIYALQGQGFKDITVLTGRPSNEVKDQIPGITFKQMKNDGSGNMLVIESDGSMRPLSEVLTDVQIIVNGVLQDSDNPKMFVPASDADKLTKGTLIIDISCDEGMGFWCAKPTSFENPILEVDGKYYYAVDHSPSYYWNSASWEISKALLPFLPEVLGGANAWDKNITISKSIEIREGVIQNPKILSFQNREKEYPHKFR, from the coding sequence ATGACGAAACTATTGACTCTCGGTGTGATTGGGAAATCACTAAAAGAAAACGAAAAGCGGGTCCCTATTCATCCGGAACATTTAATGCGTATTCCTGAGAAATTACGAAAACAAATCACTTTTGAAGAAGGTTATGGCATGAGATTTGGCATAGATGACAATACTTTAGCCAGTCTTTCATCGGGCAGAGTAGCCTTCAGGGATGAGATTCTGAATGGTTTTGATTGTGTACTAATACCCAAGCCTTTGGCAACAGATTTGTCAGAGATACGAGAAGGTGCAGTAGTGTGGGGTTGGCCGCATTGTGTACAACAGAAAAAAATCACACAAATTTCAATCGATAGAAAATTAACCCTTATAGCCTGGGAAGAAATGTTTACATGGAGCCGGACAGGTGATAAAAGGATGCATACTTTCTATAAGAATAATGAATTGGCAGGTTATGCCGGAGTAAATCATGCACTGAGCCTTACCGGAATTAACGGATTTTATGGAAAAACCCTAAAAACAGTGGTAATCAGCTTTGGTTCGGTTAGCCGCGGGGCAATATACGCATTGCAAGGCCAAGGCTTTAAGGATATCACTGTCCTGACCGGTCGGCCATCAAATGAGGTAAAAGATCAAATACCGGGCATAACATTCAAACAAATGAAAAATGATGGATCAGGAAATATGCTTGTAATTGAATCTGACGGCAGTATGCGTCCACTTTCAGAAGTATTGACAGATGTGCAAATAATTGTTAACGGGGTTCTTCAGGATAGCGACAATCCAAAAATGTTTGTACCGGCAAGTGATGCAGATAAATTAACAAAAGGCACTCTTATTATTGACATAAGTTGTGATGAAGGAATGGGTTTTTGGTGTGCCAAACCTACATCTTTTGAAAACCCGATACTTGAAGTAGATGGCAAATATTATTATGCAGTAGATCATAGCCCAAGTTATTATTGGAATTCTGCTTCATGGGAAATTTCAAAAGCATTACTTCCGTTTTTACCTGAAGTTCTGGGGGGAGCAAATGCATGGGATAAAAATATTACAATTTCAAA